The DNA window TGCTTCCTGTTAGAGGACAGGAAGTAGCGGGTCTGAGAGATGTTTCTGTATGTCAGACTGTCCTGAGCTGATGTCCAGGTTGTCGGGCATTGAGGGGTAACGAAGCCTTTGCGGGTTTAATCCTGGATGGGTTTCTGTCTCAGGAGTCACGTGGATACCGCTGGAAAGGGACTCTTCTGATTTCTTCCTGGATTTCAGGTCTGAGTGGGCGGAGTTCTAAAGTCACACATGACAACATTTAATGATGCGCATGAATCTTAAAAGATTCCTCTTGATATTGTTTATACCTGATTGGGTGCTCGGTTGTCCATCTGAATGGAGGCCATTGGGTACGTCTTGTGACTTCCGTACAGGCCCGTTGAGTCAGTTGGATGGTTTCGGGTAGACACGGCGCTGTAAGCAGGAGGCACGGGACCAATCTGCCTTTGTAAGAGTTGGAGGATGACGTTGATGTCGGCCGTCATGCGCGTCTCTAATCTGAGGATGTCGGCAGAGAATTCTGTCAGTAATGTGCAGAGACCAGCAGCATTCCACTTGTTTGCGGACTAAATGGGCTGCTATACTTAAAGTAAACAAACTACATTTAATGAAATGATGAGTGggtttatttttgtgtgtttatgtggatgtaatatgtgatgtatgatatgCATCCTGTAATTATATATCAACAATTGTTATTTAAAGGGAATCATGTATTGTATTGTTGATTAAAAATATCAGATTACatagttgttattattattattatatatgagTGATGGTGCAGGACATTATAAGCTtatgcttcttcctgctccttttcagacaaaaccatgtttttttttttccatatttcctttgaatatttcttttatttatttcagATGACAATATTGTATCAGAGAGATTGATTTTTTTTGGTGTTCAAAATAAATTAATGAGAtgaaaaagaaaacaacaaagcTACATTAAAAGCACACCACAAAACTTAAGTAAACAATATGAAATGCATTGAATCGGTGTAAAACTAAAATTTTTGCCATTTgttcgtggtagagcgcaatatgtaggtgagggaaaaatcacaagactacttcatctctgatgatgaagtagtcttgtgatttttcccacacctatatatatatatatatatatatatatatatacacacacatacatacatacatacatacaacatccTAGACCAGCTCTTTTTCCATGGTTCCATCTAGGTTATTAGGGATGATGTGTGACTCAACGAGTATATCCGATACACAATACTACCATTTTTAAATGGCTGCATAGCGTTAATTAGAACtcgggccatatgaatccccatCCGATCGTACCGTGCACTTTTTTTGTTCTACTTTCactttatcttttgaaaatgtttatctTTCATATTAAGAAGGAGAATACTACATTTTAAAATCACCTGTTGAGCTGCAATTGTAAAACTTCAAGTCGGGATTCAAGCTCGGTGGGTCGTTCGTCTATGAAGGGTGACGGGTGGTACGAATTCCGAACTGAAGAGGACCTCCAGGCACGACTGTTGATCTTTTGAGGCTGTTGCTCTGTTTTCCAATAGCTAAacatttcaggcacatttaaagcTGGGGAGGAAAGAACACAACAAATTGTAATTCCAGTGTTTAGATTGACAGTGGGCACTCGCATGTTACCTCGACGACTTTGGTCAATTGTGGCGCCACCAGGTGGTCGCAGCTGCACTTCAGATGGAGGGACAAAGTCCCGCCTGCCTTCTTCTGGTGGGTACGACTCTGCTTTCCTGCCTTGAGCAACCGGTTTAGTCAAATCCTCACTGGAGTGGGAACATGGGGAACTGCAACTACATGGGTCTTCCCAAAGGGCTTGAGGAGGGGAGTGATGATGGCGGCAGGCTGGGTAGGAATCTTCATGAGCCATTCCATCTGTCTCCAAATAAAAATGTCAGTTTCTATTTGATTTGATAGGCAAAATTGTGTACAACTCACCTGGCCTGATTCTGCAGTCCATATGAATACTGTGTCTTGGGTTGTGGTGGTAATCGTAGTTGTCTGAATCATCAATTAGTATTGGCGGTGGTTGCTCCGGCTGTTGAACACAAATCAAAATCCACAGCCAATTCATTAAAACTGGCCAGAGGCGTTACAATATATTCCAAACCGACATCTCTGAGGTCAAAGGTTAACTCTAGGTTGCTCCAGAAGTTGTCTGCAAAGCCCGGGTACATATCCAGAACCTCCAGCAGGTCATCCCTCATGATGCGATGCAGGTCACAATAAGTGATGGTGCGTACATCCGAATTGGACTTCCCTGGCTCATCGTAAAGTTGGATTGGCTCACCAAAGATGTCATTCTTCTCTGTAAAACAGTTTATTTTCCATCACGTAAAGTATTTTTGGTTAAGCTTGTCATACAATTAAACACTATAATTTGTTTATCAGATTTAACGTAGCACCCAGATTGACCCGTAGATGACAGAAAAGGGCCACAGGACACTCACACTGCTGAAAATTCAAAAGAAGAGCTATGCTAGCTGTTTGCTTATTTAGTAACTACAGTCTGTTGCGGGGACAATTTCTTGCCAACACAATTGAAGTAAGACTCGTACAAAATATTCTAGaaataatttggtatttgtcACAACCTAATTCCCCGAAGTCCGCCTCACTTAAAGTTTGTTGCCAGTCGCTTTATGACACGTAAGATTTATTTCCGCCTTCTTCGGTCAACTTGTTTCCTGATTGGCGGTTTTGTTCTCCGTTACAATCAACTGCAGTACAGTCAACCTGAAGGTAACTTAATGCTTACAATTAACGTTTTACTTCTGAGTTATGCAGATATACGCCATACAATCATACTTCAAATATTTAGCCAACAAGTTTACAGAGAAACTGAAGAGTGAAATTGCTATTTTGCATTCTCTCTCACCTAAAAACCGTTTTAGCACGAGAGCGTTTTCATGatatggaaaaaataaacaaataataagaataaaatgtatatatttatttaaaaaaatataactaaagctagaataaaaaaatatagcataaaaatgtaaatacaaaattGTACTAACCTATAagtactacatatatatatatatatatatatatatatatatatatatacatatatatatatatatatatatatatatatatatatatgtactacacacacggcttcacggtggaggggttagtgcgtctgcctcacaatacgaaggtcttgagtagtcaaggttcaatcccgggctcggaatctttctttctgtttgcatgtccttcccgtgaatgcgtgggttccctccggtggcttcctcccacttccaaagacatgcacctggtgatatgttgattggcaacactaaattggcgctagtgtgtgaatgtgagtgtgaatgttgtctgtctatctatgttggccctgcgatgaggtggcgacttgtccagggtttacacctccttccgcccgattgtagctgagctaggcaccagcgccccccgcgaccccaaaggggaataagcggaagcggtagaaaatggatggatggatggatggatggatatacacacacaaagataTAGATATATgatatttcatatgtatatatatatatatatatacatatatatatatatatatatatatatatatatatatatatatatatatatatatatatatatatatatatatgtatgtatgatatttcatgtatttttcttaatatgttttatggaaaaaaaagttaATCCAACTAATTTTCAAGGCTAGTCGTGTGGCATGCACATGCCGCACCTAAATCAGCCGTTTAAATTACTTGATTCGTTTATGAACATCAAAGCTCTAATTAACACTCTGTAGCCATTTAAAAACGATTGTATGTGTGTATCAGATATGCTAGTTGAACCTTTACCTAGTATGGCAACTACCACGTCATCCCTAATAACCTGGATGGAACCACGGGAGATGAAGAAGAGGGAGTCCAGAATGTCACCGTAGTGGATGAGGCTATCACCCGGAGGGGCGTGGACCATCTTAAACCTCATCGCCAAGACCCGCAGACAAGCTTGACTACCTCCACGGAAAGCCTTGCAAGTCTGCAGCAAAGATCTGTTTAAATGCAAACAGATATCCGCTTGCAGGGATCCTGGGAATCCCTTCAAGACCTGAAATGGTGATGACAAAGTTCTAAATGAAAATCAAATGAATGAAAAGGAGATGGATGACTAACTTACTGCGTTCATGTCAATGCCATTAGTGTAGGACCACGCGTGCTGGAAGTATTCCTCCAGGCGCTGGCGCAGGCTGAATGGGATTTGGTGGAATCGGATGAACTCTTTGACACGTAGCATCTGAGTGTGGTAGCGAGTTGTACCGGAGTACAGCCGCTGGATGATGGCGGACACATTCCCGAATATGCTGGCATACATGAGAGCTGAGAGAGAATAATCGGTTCATAAAAACACATCAAgggaaactgcatttttttgggaattttgcctatcgttcacaatccttggGAGAGACAAGAAAACAAAAAGGGTATTTTTTTAGTCTAACAATCGACTCGTTCTAGGTAgccagcaatgcagctaatgggcgcaatcaattctacctctaaatcactttagaaaaaggattaaaaaaacgtcaaaaatttttcatttatgttccgtaacctCCATAATAATGAAGCTGTAggaacattgttattataagagcgaacactgaggaactctttttttgtagcgtactaacacatcggTGTGCTACAGTATTCGCTGTTAAAGCTAGGTATGGCAAGAGATAAGATAGCTCCTACGACAACACGGAacatgtttgagtttgtaatgcacaacacaatgtgaaAAGACACCcatttgtactgactgaaaaacgtgAACAATCATATTGCAGTGTGTGTAAGTAATATTAAgtaagtattagcccacattttatgttttgtttgtacacagctagccagacagtgtatgcCGGGGAtgttttttctggtttatttaGGGTAAGCACACTATTTATGCTGAAATAACTTGTCTCCAAAGTCCAAATTtggagctttgagtcactttcgTCTCACTCTATCGGCTGCTGTCTGCTCTAATGTTTCATCCCCTTCTTCAAGCTCaattctagaagcagcagttcatcctccgtaaatatattgtacatattacatattgtgccCTACGATCAGGcggcgacttggccagggtgtaccccgccttccgcccgaatgcagctgagataggctccaacgaccccctgtgagcggtagaaaatggatggatggatattacatattgttatgaacatgtctgttactacattaaatatagacttgcagtgtgtatatgaaACTTTGATGTAAGGTTATGAAGTTGTCTTAGACGGCTCTGagggctacaacggtgactcccattgaGTTTGAGttggagtttatttcgaacatgcaagcatacaacatgatacatcacaatttccagtttctcttttcaacatgttcgaaaaggagtagaaagaagcagagctgatttaatcctatcccttttcttttacataacagttgctaaaacttttgttcacttcctgttctcaatgtattcacaatatactccacaaGTAATCACaatcaaaataaagaaataaaaaattggtgaagtaagttttattccatacgatgataTATGTAAGATTATTAGCTGCTACATCCAAGCGTTTTTATCATCTTAAAAatctcaataaaataaaaaaagacctgtgtctttgtctttcataatgattgtgaacaataggcaaaattccaaagacAGTGCATTTTCCTTTTAATAAATTCCAGGTACATTTACGTTTTATTTCCAAGACAAAATGGTACACATTTGGTAACTTCACAAAAAGTGACACATTTGTTCTGAGCAACCAAAAGTGTCCCAATagatatgcaatttttttttaatctcgcATTTATTGTATCACAAACTCATGCAATCTACACAATATTTCAATTTGGTCAACAggttttcaaatttttgttcttaGGTTTATCCATCTGATGGTgctatttttccccattcaaaacatGCAGCAAAATTCCATGTTTTACTGTTTTCTGCAAGATTGCCTTGCTACTGAAATAATGAATGCAGCTAATGATTACTTCAGTAATCAAGTAATCTGTCAAATAGTTAGTTTTGATTAGTCAAGTAACCTGATTAAAAGCAATTTATAGCCTAAATGTTTCTTTCAgggaaaatagtttaaataaactACACATTTTCTGCTTGTCataaccttcattctttttttctaataaatgcaaATCATCAACATtggaattgcacttttaacatgtgtgcattaataaaaccagtagtttaaaaaaaacgctCCACTGTTAGCCGCCATACATATCACATCACccacacaccaccgctctcatgtgcgcTCTATTGCAGCAGAATGCGGAAACTGTAGTTCTGGACACTCCATGCGGTCTGCAATTCATCAATTGCTTCAATTAATATGAATCAAAgctttgttcaataaaaaaagctATAAACAATTAGTAGCTGCAGCCCTAACTGACAATAATGTGTTGATATtgattttgaatttaaaaaagtgtgaaaaaaacTGACATTTCATAAGCTTTCTGGCTCTTATATCCCCAATCCTCAGAAGTATTAAGGATTAATTAGATGTATTTAAAAGATTGACTCGTTTGAATTGAAATTAAAATATTCATATATCTTTACAGCGGTTTTTG is part of the Nerophis ophidion isolate RoL-2023_Sa linkage group LG08, RoL_Noph_v1.0, whole genome shotgun sequence genome and encodes:
- the kcnh6b gene encoding potassium voltage-gated channel subfamily H member 6; translation: MSDSDPMKCGAAASRGPECRSPTTPRMELLSPSKVKECSQNVTEKVTQVLSLESDVLPEYKLEVPETKWWILLHYSPFKAFWDWIILLLVLYTAVFTPYSAAFLLDEHSHVRQRVCGYTCNPLNVADLLVDVLFIVDIVINLRTTYVDHNDEVVTQPSRIAKHYIKGWFPIDLFAAIPFDLLIFRSGSDEMATLTSLLKTARLLRLVRVARKLDRYSEYGAAVLFLLMCTFVLIAHWLACIWYAIGYVERPYTETGWLDNLAEQLGKTYDDNDSSSGPSVKDKYVTALYFTLSSLTSVGFGNVSPNTNSEKIFSICVMVIGSLMYASIFGNVSAIIQRLYSGTTRYHTQMLRVKEFIRFHQIPFSLRQRLEEYFQHAWSYTNGIDMNAVLKGFPGSLQADICLHLNRSLLQTCKAFRGGSQACLRVLAMRFKMVHAPPGDSLIHYGDILDSLFFISRGSIQVIRDDVVVAILEKNDIFGEPIQLYDEPGKSNSDVRTITYCDLHRIMRDDLLEVLDMYPGFADNFWSNLELTFDLRDPEQPPPILIDDSDNYDYHHNPRHSIHMDCRIRPDGMAHEDSYPACRHHHSPPQALWEDPCSCSSPCSHSSEDLTKPVAQGRKAESYPPEEGRRDFVPPSEVQLRPPGGATIDQSRRGNMRVPTVNLNTGITICCVLSSPALNVPEMFSYWKTEQQPQKINSRAWRSSSVRNSYHPSPFIDERPTELESRLEVLQLQLNRLETRMTADINVILQLLQRQIGPVPPAYSAVSTRNHPTDSTGLYGSHKTYPMASIQMDNRAPNQNSAHSDLKSRKKSEESLSSGIHVTPETETHPGLNPQRLRYPSMPDNLDISSGQSDIQKHLSDPLLPVL